One window from the genome of Paenibacillus azoreducens encodes:
- a CDS encoding YigZ family protein, producing the protein MIERYRTVRQSGEKEIVIRKSRFIGHIMPVENEDDANAFIEEIRKKHWNATHNCFAYVIGERDEIQKQSDDGEPSGTAGKPILEVIRNQGLKNVAIVVTRYFGGILLGAGGLIRAYADGAVAAIEAGEAITRVLHRQIFVELDYTWLGKVENELRNREIRMGETRFTDKVTLECLPLEAEAQKFISWMVDLTQGQSLITEGEQLYFIEGE; encoded by the coding sequence ATGATTGAACGTTATCGTACCGTACGCCAAAGCGGCGAAAAAGAAATCGTTATTAGAAAATCGCGTTTTATCGGCCATATCATGCCGGTTGAGAACGAAGATGATGCAAACGCTTTTATTGAAGAGATCCGCAAAAAACACTGGAACGCAACGCATAACTGTTTTGCCTACGTGATCGGCGAACGGGACGAAATCCAGAAGCAGTCGGATGACGGTGAACCCAGCGGTACTGCAGGGAAACCGATTCTTGAGGTCATTCGCAACCAAGGTTTGAAAAACGTGGCGATTGTGGTCACCCGTTATTTTGGGGGGATCCTGCTGGGAGCCGGCGGACTGATTCGTGCTTATGCGGATGGGGCTGTAGCCGCGATTGAGGCAGGGGAAGCGATTACACGTGTACTTCATCGTCAAATTTTTGTAGAATTAGACTATACATGGTTAGGCAAAGTGGAAAATGAGCTTCGAAACAGGGAGATTCGGATGGGAGAAACCCGCTTTACCGACAAGGTAACGCTGGAATGCCTGCCGCTTGAAGCAGAGGCTCAAAAATTCATCTCGTGGATGGTGGATCTGACTCAGGGACAATCCCTGATTACGGAGGGTGAGCAGCTTTATTTTATTGAAGGGGAATAA
- a CDS encoding glucose-6-phosphate isomerase, whose protein sequence is MSNPLKFDYSKALEFINQHEVDYFAEPIKLAHEQLHNKTGAGSDYLGWIDLPTAYDKEEFARIQKAAQKIQNDSDVLIVIGIGGSYLGARAAIEALSHSFYNYLPKDKRKTPEIYFAGNNISSTYVTHLLDLIEGKDFSVNVISKSGTTTEPAIAFRIFRAALEKKYGKEEAKKRIYATTDQAKGALKKLATEEGYESFVIPDDVGGRYSVLTAVGLLPIATAGINIEEMMKGAADAAKEFSNPNVAENQAYQYAAVRNALYRKGKAIEILVNYEPSLHYVSEWWKQLYGESEGKDFKGIYPASVDFSTDLHSMGQFIQEGSRNIFETVIQVDKVPAEITIESDPDDLDGLNFLTGKTMDFVNKKAFQGTMLAHTDGKVPNLIVTVPDLTPYSFGYLVYFFEKACGISGYLSGVNPFDQPGVEAYKKNMFALLGKPGYEKEKADLEARLSE, encoded by the coding sequence ATGTCAAACCCATTGAAATTTGATTACAGCAAAGCCCTTGAATTCATCAACCAGCATGAAGTGGATTATTTCGCCGAACCGATCAAGCTCGCCCACGAGCAGCTACATAACAAGACCGGCGCGGGCTCCGATTATCTCGGATGGATCGATCTGCCGACTGCATACGATAAAGAAGAATTTGCACGCATCCAAAAAGCGGCACAAAAAATCCAAAACGACTCTGATGTGCTGATCGTGATCGGCATCGGCGGCTCCTACCTTGGCGCGCGTGCGGCCATCGAAGCGCTGTCGCATTCTTTCTATAACTATTTGCCGAAGGATAAACGCAAAACGCCTGAAATCTATTTTGCCGGCAACAACATCAGCTCGACCTATGTTACGCATCTGCTTGACCTGATCGAAGGCAAAGATTTCTCCGTTAACGTCATCTCCAAATCCGGCACAACGACGGAACCTGCGATCGCATTCCGTATTTTCCGTGCGGCCCTTGAGAAGAAATACGGAAAAGAAGAAGCGAAAAAACGCATTTACGCAACCACCGACCAGGCCAAAGGTGCCCTCAAAAAACTGGCGACAGAAGAAGGTTATGAGTCCTTTGTCATTCCTGACGACGTGGGTGGACGTTATTCCGTACTGACGGCGGTAGGTCTCCTGCCAATCGCAACAGCAGGCATCAACATCGAAGAAATGATGAAAGGCGCTGCAGACGCGGCCAAGGAATTCAGCAACCCGAACGTGGCCGAAAACCAAGCTTATCAATATGCGGCCGTTCGTAATGCGCTCTACCGCAAAGGCAAAGCCATCGAAATTCTTGTTAACTATGAGCCTTCCCTGCACTATGTATCGGAATGGTGGAAACAACTTTACGGAGAAAGCGAAGGCAAGGATTTCAAAGGTATTTATCCGGCTTCCGTAGACTTCTCCACCGATCTGCACTCGATGGGACAATTCATCCAGGAAGGCAGCCGGAATATTTTCGAAACCGTCATTCAGGTGGACAAAGTGCCTGCAGAAATTACAATCGAAAGCGATCCGGATGATCTGGACGGACTGAACTTCCTTACAGGCAAAACCATGGACTTCGTTAACAAAAAAGCTTTCCAAGGCACGATGCTGGCTCATACCGACGGTAAGGTTCCGAACCTGATTGTTACGGTGCCGGATCTGACGCCATATTCTTTTGGATATCTGGTTTATTTCTTTGAAAAAGCTTGCGGCATCAGCGGTTACCTCTCTGGCGTAAATCCATTCGACCAGCCGGGCGTTGAAGCTTACAAGAAAAATATGTTCGCATTGCTTGGCAAACCAGGCTATGAAAAAGAGAAGGCTGATCTGGAAGCCAGACTTTCTGAATAA
- a CDS encoding NAD(P)-dependent oxidoreductase has product MKKIGFIGLGTMGAPMAANLLQKGYDVTVYNRTAAKCEPLVAAGATAAATPREAASGRDVVITMVSNDDSIREVFYGEDGILKSLEADMTVIDSSTISPGLVKELAASIRERGARFLDAPVTGSKPAAIDGTLVFMVGGEASVLEGVSDIFDTLGKKVIHMGQNGSGSVAKLAHNTMVGINNLALAEGFAIAAKSGIPADNFLELVQLGSAGSKAAELKGRKIIEADFSNQFSLALMLKDLKLASSLTDGSGIPSPMLNLAKSLFQTGETQGYGDEDLSAVVKCYETWIGQTIGGKPLQ; this is encoded by the coding sequence ATGAAAAAAATAGGTTTTATCGGACTGGGAACCATGGGAGCGCCTATGGCCGCCAATCTGCTTCAAAAAGGCTACGACGTCACTGTGTACAATCGTACCGCTGCCAAATGCGAGCCGCTCGTTGCCGCAGGCGCAACAGCTGCCGCGACTCCGCGCGAAGCTGCGTCTGGGCGCGATGTCGTTATCACGATGGTCAGCAATGACGACTCCATCCGCGAAGTGTTTTACGGTGAAGACGGCATTCTCAAATCGCTTGAAGCGGACATGACTGTCATTGATTCCAGCACGATTTCTCCAGGCCTTGTGAAAGAGCTGGCCGCTTCCATCCGTGAGCGCGGCGCCCGCTTCCTCGACGCGCCTGTAACCGGCAGCAAGCCGGCTGCCATAGACGGCACGCTCGTCTTTATGGTCGGGGGGGAAGCTTCCGTACTCGAAGGCGTGTCCGATATTTTTGATACCCTTGGCAAAAAGGTCATCCATATGGGCCAAAACGGCAGCGGCTCCGTAGCCAAGCTGGCGCATAATACGATGGTCGGCATCAATAATCTGGCTTTGGCCGAAGGTTTCGCCATCGCCGCCAAATCCGGCATCCCTGCCGATAACTTCCTTGAGCTGGTGCAGCTCGGCTCCGCAGGCAGCAAAGCCGCCGAATTGAAAGGCCGCAAAATCATCGAAGCGGACTTCAGCAACCAGTTTTCGCTGGCGCTCATGCTGAAGGATCTCAAGCTGGCTTCTTCCTTGACTGACGGCTCCGGTATTCCTTCCCCGATGCTGAACCTCGCCAAAAGCCTGTTCCAGACAGGCGAGACGCAAGGCTACGGGGATGAAGATCTGTCCGCCGTCGTCAAATGTTACGAAACCTGGATCGGACAAACCATCGGCGGCAAGCCGCTGCAATAA